The genomic stretch CGGACGGCTACGACACCGTGGTCGGCGAGCGCGGCTACCGCATGTCGGGCGGCGAGAAGCAGCGGCTGGCGATCGCCCGCATGCTGCTGAAGGACCCGACGGTCGTCATCCTCGACGAGGCCACCAGCCACCTCGACAGCGAGAACGAGCACCTGGTGCAGCGGGCGCTGGCCGAGGGCATGGCGGGGCGCACCAGCCTGGTGATCGCCCACCGCCTGTCGACGATCACCGAGGCCGACCTGATCCTGGTGGTCGACCAGGGCCGGATCGTCGAGCGGGGACGCCACCACGACCTGGTGACCGCCGGCGGCCTGTACGCCGAGCTCTACCGCACGCTGATCGGCGACGATCTGCCGGGGGCGTCGGCGGAGACCCTGGACACCCTGGACACGCTCGACACCCCGTAACGAGCTCGCCGCCGTCGGACGCTTCGTCCCCGGGCTGGGCCGCTCGGGGTAGGAGATCGCTAGTGGCAGGCGCAGTGCGCGCCGCAGGGCGCCGACGCGGCGGGGGCCGGGGCCGCGCTCCCCGTGGCGCGGCCGGTGGCAGCGAAGGCGGCGAGGAGGCGTACGGCATCGGTGTGACCCGACGGGCACGGTGCCGGGGCATCGGCGTCGACCATCGCCCGGCGGGCGTCGAAGCGCTCGTCGCACACCTTGCAGCGGTACTCGTAGAGCGGCACGAGCTCAGCCTAGATGACCCCGGTGACGGGTACCCTGCGGCGCATCGGCACATCGACCAGCGTCGTCCTGATCGGCGCCCCGGGTTCCGGGAAGGGGACGCATGGCGTCGTCCTCGCGGAGCGGTTGGGGGTGCCGTACCTGTCGACCGGTGACCTGCTGCGTGACCACGTCGCCCGCGGCACCACGCTGGGCCGGCAGGTGGGCGCCTACCTCGACCGCGGCGAGCTGGTGCACGACGACCTGATGGTCGCGGTCGTCGGCGAGCGGCTCGCCGAGCTGGAGGGCCGGGGCGGCCACGTGCTCGACGGGTTCCCGCGCACGGTCGCCCAGGCGGAGGCGGCGGAGCGGCTGGTGCCCGGCGGGCCGGCCGAGGTCGTCGTGTTCCTGGCGTTGCCCGACGACGTGGCCCGGGAGCGCCTCGCGCAGCGCGCCGACGGCCGCAGCGACGACGCCGACGGAGCGACCGTCGAGCACCGCCTCGAGGTCTTCCACGTCGAGACCGAGCCCCTGGTCGGCTTCTACCGCGCCCGTGGGCTGCTCCGCTCCGTCGACGCCGACCAGCCGCCCGACGCGGTGCTCACGGCGATCGAGTCGGT from Acidimicrobiales bacterium encodes the following:
- a CDS encoding zinc ribbon domain-containing protein, with amino-acid sequence MPLYEYRCKVCDERFDARRAMVDADAPAPCPSGHTDAVRLLAAFAATGRATGSAAPAPAASAPCGAHCACH
- a CDS encoding adenylate kinase; this encodes MTGTLRRIGTSTSVVLIGAPGSGKGTHGVVLAERLGVPYLSTGDLLRDHVARGTTLGRQVGAYLDRGELVHDDLMVAVVGERLAELEGRGGHVLDGFPRTVAQAEAAERLVPGGPAEVVVFLALPDDVARERLAQRADGRSDDADGATVEHRLEVFHVETEPLVGFYRARGLLRSVDADQPPDAVLTAIESVLRL